One Pseudodesulfovibrio cashew DNA window includes the following coding sequences:
- the ribB gene encoding 3,4-dihydroxy-2-butanone-4-phosphate synthase: MNQSSLLNRFGSSLERVENALTALREGRGILVTDNEDRENEGDLIFAAETLSDEQMALLIRECSGIVCLCLTDDKVRALGLPMMVEENRSQYQTAFTVSIEAAKGVTTGVSAADRVRTVKAAIAGDAKPSDIASPGHVFPLRARSGGVLERGGHTEATVDMARLAGLEPCGVLCELTNPDGTMARLPEIVAFADKHGMPVCTVDDIAAYRKAREAAAA, from the coding sequence ATGAATCAGTCTTCTCTACTCAATCGGTTCGGCTCCTCGCTTGAGCGGGTCGAAAACGCGCTTACGGCCCTTCGAGAGGGCCGGGGCATCCTGGTCACCGACAACGAAGACCGCGAAAACGAGGGCGACCTCATCTTCGCGGCGGAAACCCTCAGCGACGAACAAATGGCTCTGCTCATCCGCGAGTGCAGCGGCATTGTCTGCCTCTGCCTGACGGACGACAAGGTCCGCGCCCTGGGCCTGCCCATGATGGTCGAGGAAAACCGCTCCCAGTACCAGACCGCCTTCACGGTCTCCATCGAGGCGGCAAAGGGCGTAACCACGGGCGTGTCCGCGGCCGACCGTGTGCGCACGGTCAAGGCGGCCATCGCCGGCGACGCCAAACCGTCCGACATCGCTTCGCCGGGGCACGTCTTTCCCCTGCGCGCCCGCTCCGGCGGCGTGCTGGAGCGCGGCGGGCACACCGAGGCCACCGTGGATATGGCGCGTCTGGCCGGCCTTGAGCCGTGCGGCGTGCTTTGCGAGTTGACCAACCCGGACGGCACCATGGCCCGCCTGCCGGAAATAGTTGCCTTTGCCGACAAACACGGCATGCCGGTCTGCACGGTGGATGACATCGCCGCATACCGAAAGGCCAGGGAGGCTGCGGCAGCGTAA
- a CDS encoding DUF6731 family protein produces MKAVKFDFYRVHFPDEDGLEDALADIIGLDYPDRTCDINGCPVCLDALENGRRNLIDGLLVKVRMDGIPPKKNITTGASSSIDLDEDEGLGEDTAFVYDPTLNVLVMQRNRMGVTASQFARYLYDQYDLDEWVRLDPILVSGAYQRLAQLGVFRKLRVRVAPLGNNNVFRDQGHSVNRLVDLAEQFEAPVIDVTIGMGHQRQGSLSGNAIRRTIEELTGIRGERNGAVTRIEVTGKDDDDSESCFIDLIEERMVEEAMVPLNEDRQLDVGGRVGAAYDALRRRRVELRGLLEELG; encoded by the coding sequence ATGAAAGCGGTAAAATTTGACTTCTATCGTGTCCATTTCCCGGATGAAGATGGCTTGGAAGATGCCCTTGCGGATATCATAGGTTTAGATTACCCGGATCGGACATGTGATATCAATGGTTGTCCGGTTTGCTTGGATGCTCTCGAAAACGGTCGTCGAAATCTGATTGACGGCCTTCTTGTCAAGGTTCGGATGGATGGCATCCCGCCCAAGAAGAATATAACGACCGGAGCCAGTTCCTCCATCGATTTGGACGAGGACGAGGGGCTTGGTGAAGACACTGCATTTGTGTATGACCCCACCTTGAATGTGCTCGTGATGCAGAGGAATAGGATGGGGGTCACGGCTTCCCAGTTTGCCCGATATCTGTATGACCAGTACGACCTTGACGAATGGGTCCGACTTGACCCCATTTTGGTGTCAGGGGCGTACCAGAGGTTGGCTCAATTGGGTGTTTTTCGAAAACTTCGTGTACGGGTTGCCCCTTTAGGGAACAATAATGTCTTCCGGGATCAGGGGCATAGCGTTAACAGGCTCGTCGATTTGGCCGAGCAATTCGAAGCACCGGTCATAGATGTGACGATCGGTATGGGGCATCAAAGACAAGGTTCTTTGAGTGGGAATGCTATCCGGCGTACCATTGAAGAACTCACCGGGATACGTGGCGAACGTAACGGAGCCGTGACTCGGATTGAAGTCACCGGGAAAGATGATGATGACTCGGAGAGTTGTTTCATCGATTTGATTGAGGAGAGGATGGTTGAAGAGGCTATGGTTCCTTTGAATGAGGATCGCCAGTTGGACGTTGGAGGCCGCGTCGGAGCCGCATATGACGCCTTAAGGCGCAGACGTGTTGAATTGCGTGGATTACTTGAGGAACTTGGGTGA
- the lepA gene encoding translation elongation factor 4 encodes MSKIDKIRNFSIIAHIDHGKSTLADRILELTGMVGDREKKDQYLDKMELERERGITIKAQTVRIPYTDTDGKQYILNLIDTPGHVDFSYEVSRSLSSCEGALLVVDATQGVEAQTLANVYLALDNDLEVIPVLNKIDLPSADPERISREIEDVIGLDCSNPICVSAKTGQNVQEVIDAVIHLLPPPDGDPDAPLKALIFDSWYDSYQGVVVLFRILDGTIKKRDQIKIFSTGKKFEVTRLGAFMPEAMDIKSMGPGEVGFLCASMKELGDAPVGDTITLAENPVKEPYPGFKPVKPMVFSGLYPVEPSEYETLKAALEKLQLNDAAFSYEPETSQALGFGFRCGFLGLLHIEIIQERLEREFEARLITTAPSVIYTVKTVTGETLTIDNPSKLPDPTRIASIHEPFVRLEVHVPNDFVGAVLALCEEKRGIQKDMNYVTENRVVITYEMPFAEVMYDFFDKLKSSTKGYASLDYEIIDYREADLVRLDILINGDPVDAFSCIVHRENAARIGRSLALKLKRSIPRQMFEVVIQAAIGNKIVAKERNAPFRKDVTAKCYGGDITRKRKLLEKQKEGKKRMRRMGNVEIPQEAFLAVLKADEE; translated from the coding sequence ATGAGCAAGATCGATAAAATACGCAATTTCAGCATCATCGCTCACATCGACCACGGCAAGTCGACGCTGGCGGACCGCATCCTTGAGCTGACCGGCATGGTCGGCGACCGGGAAAAAAAGGACCAGTATCTGGACAAGATGGAGCTTGAACGCGAACGCGGCATCACCATCAAGGCCCAGACCGTTCGCATCCCCTACACCGACACCGACGGCAAACAATACATTCTCAATCTCATCGATACGCCCGGCCACGTCGATTTCAGTTATGAGGTCTCCAGGTCGCTCTCCTCCTGCGAGGGCGCGCTCTTGGTGGTGGACGCCACCCAGGGCGTCGAGGCCCAGACCCTGGCCAACGTCTACCTGGCCCTGGACAACGACCTCGAGGTCATCCCGGTCCTGAACAAGATCGACCTGCCCAGCGCCGATCCCGAGCGCATCAGCCGGGAAATCGAGGACGTCATCGGGCTTGACTGCTCCAACCCCATCTGCGTCTCGGCCAAGACCGGCCAGAACGTGCAGGAAGTCATCGACGCGGTCATCCACCTGCTGCCTCCGCCGGACGGAGACCCTGACGCGCCGCTCAAGGCGCTCATCTTCGACTCCTGGTACGACTCCTACCAGGGCGTGGTGGTGCTGTTCCGAATCCTGGACGGCACGATCAAGAAGCGGGACCAGATCAAGATTTTTTCCACCGGCAAGAAGTTCGAGGTAACCCGGCTGGGCGCGTTCATGCCCGAGGCCATGGACATCAAGTCCATGGGGCCGGGTGAAGTCGGCTTCCTGTGCGCATCCATGAAGGAACTGGGCGACGCCCCCGTGGGCGACACCATCACTTTGGCCGAGAATCCAGTAAAGGAGCCCTATCCGGGCTTCAAGCCGGTCAAGCCCATGGTCTTCTCCGGGCTCTACCCCGTGGAGCCCAGCGAGTACGAGACCCTGAAGGCGGCCCTGGAAAAGCTCCAGCTCAACGACGCGGCCTTCAGCTATGAGCCGGAAACGTCCCAGGCCCTGGGCTTCGGGTTCCGCTGCGGCTTCCTCGGACTTCTGCACATCGAGATCATCCAGGAAAGGCTGGAACGCGAGTTCGAGGCCCGGCTGATCACCACCGCCCCCTCGGTCATCTACACGGTAAAAACCGTGACCGGCGAGACCCTGACCATCGACAACCCGTCCAAGCTGCCGGACCCGACGCGCATCGCGTCCATCCACGAGCCCTTCGTGCGCCTTGAGGTGCATGTCCCCAACGACTTCGTGGGAGCGGTCCTGGCCCTGTGCGAGGAAAAACGAGGCATCCAGAAGGACATGAACTACGTGACTGAAAACCGCGTGGTCATCACCTACGAGATGCCGTTCGCCGAAGTAATGTATGACTTCTTCGACAAGCTCAAATCCTCCACCAAGGGCTACGCCAGCCTGGACTATGAGATCATAGACTACCGCGAGGCAGACCTGGTCCGGCTGGACATCCTGATCAACGGCGACCCCGTGGACGCGTTCTCCTGCATCGTGCACAGGGAAAATGCGGCCCGCATCGGCCGCTCGCTGGCGCTCAAGCTCAAACGCTCCATTCCGCGCCAGATGTTCGAGGTGGTCATCCAGGCTGCCATCGGCAACAAGATCGTGGCCAAGGAGCGCAACGCCCCGTTCCGCAAGGACGTCACCGCCAAGTGCTACGGCGGCGACATCACCCGAAAGCGCAAGCTGCTGGAAAAACAGAAAGAGGGGAAAAAGCGCATGCGCCGCATGGGCAACGTGGAAATCCCCCAAGAGGCCTTCCTCGCCGTGCTCAAGGCCGACGAAGAGTAA
- a CDS encoding recombinase family protein gives MPQVFAYIRVSTAKQDHQNQELEIRRYADKEGIQIDHWFRLEASSRKSTKERRLDELLDELESGDTLIVSELSRLGRSLSQIVLTIDSLREKDVTFIAIKNGMKFNGDHDATAKIQIAMFGVLAEIERDLISERTKMGLAAARAEGKTLGRPAGSLGKSKLDGKEKEIEELLGKGMTRAALARYFEVSPPTLTSFLKTRMPDLHKAHRQPSKKK, from the coding sequence ATGCCCCAAGTCTTCGCCTACATCAGAGTCTCCACCGCCAAGCAGGATCATCAGAATCAGGAATTGGAAATCCGCCGCTATGCCGACAAGGAGGGCATCCAGATTGACCACTGGTTCCGCCTCGAAGCCAGTAGCCGCAAGTCAACGAAGGAACGCAGACTGGACGAGCTTCTCGACGAGCTCGAATCCGGAGACACGCTCATTGTCTCTGAATTGTCTCGTCTTGGTCGCTCTCTCTCTCAGATTGTCCTCACCATCGATTCGCTCCGAGAAAAGGACGTGACCTTCATCGCCATCAAGAACGGGATGAAGTTCAATGGGGACCATGACGCCACGGCCAAGATTCAGATCGCCATGTTCGGTGTGCTGGCTGAGATCGAGCGTGACCTGATCAGCGAGCGTACCAAGATGGGACTCGCTGCAGCACGGGCAGAAGGGAAGACATTGGGAAGACCTGCAGGATCGCTCGGCAAATCTAAGCTCGACGGTAAGGAGAAAGAGATCGAAGAGCTTCTCGGCAAGGGTATGACAAGGGCTGCGCTCGCTCGTTACTTCGAAGTCTCGCCTCCGACACTGACTTCCTTTCTCAAAACCCGAATGCCAGACCTTCACAAAGCACACAGGCAGCCATCGAAAAAGAAGTAG
- the budA gene encoding acetolactate decarboxylase, which produces MTHRRTAILRSALVYFLLVFFCCPPVYADDSSVLFQIGNGNSLLAGAFDGSFTCAELLEHGDLGIGTFAGFDGEMVISGDSVYQIRSDGSVHVMLPQATTPFAMATFFKADLRLTLTNVTSREDFIQRLQQKLPAKNLFYAIKATGFFEHIKTRSIPKQQKPYPPLAEVVKTQPEFVYDHTEGSIMGFYCPEITKSIAVPGFHFHFLSKDKDGGGHLLELQAKTIIVELDTISRMYLVLPTDAFAQ; this is translated from the coding sequence ATGACGCACCGCAGGACTGCCATACTCAGGTCCGCCCTCGTCTATTTTTTGCTGGTGTTCTTCTGCTGTCCGCCCGTCTATGCGGACGATTCATCGGTACTGTTTCAAATCGGCAACGGCAATTCGCTGCTTGCAGGCGCATTCGACGGCAGCTTCACCTGCGCCGAATTGCTCGAACACGGAGATCTGGGCATCGGCACTTTTGCCGGATTCGATGGCGAAATGGTTATTTCCGGCGATTCCGTCTACCAGATTCGGAGCGACGGCAGCGTACATGTCATGCTCCCGCAAGCCACAACGCCCTTTGCCATGGCAACTTTTTTCAAGGCCGACCTGCGTCTGACGCTGACCAACGTCACCAGCCGGGAGGACTTCATCCAGCGCCTTCAGCAAAAACTACCCGCCAAGAACCTTTTTTACGCCATCAAGGCCACCGGCTTTTTCGAGCACATCAAGACGCGCAGCATTCCCAAGCAACAAAAACCCTACCCGCCTCTGGCCGAAGTGGTCAAAACCCAACCGGAGTTCGTATACGACCATACCGAAGGAAGCATCATGGGATTCTATTGCCCCGAGATAACCAAGTCCATCGCTGTGCCCGGATTTCATTTCCACTTCCTGAGCAAGGACAAAGATGGCGGCGGCCATCTGCTTGAACTCCAGGCCAAGACCATAATAGTCGAACTGGACACAATCTCCCGGATGTATCTCGTACTGCCTACTGATGCGTTCGCACAATAG
- a CDS encoding CHASE4 domain-containing protein has product MKIRKVTLSAILLLSIVAMAAEYLATNFAVKSGFDELERELVIADAHRAHNDLLKEQAILDAFVWDWASWDDTYAFIEDHNQEYVDSNLPEDTFTDQHLNLILIANARGEVIYGRALDGEGNDMADLLADFQNTVMGKDIPPLPDSEGKGGLITLVRGPLLFAARPILTSNGEGPSRGTLVMGRLLTDSAAESASERLELNVTIHAVTQTPDSTGPDHTADIQSDNGVFIQVRDEDTITGYTVEKDIFRKPCVIFRVTQERKISKHGKSVALYNAYLIIGVLVAFSALVFIILQYMVISKVERLNRQVRDIDLLNEERTQVPVNGNDEIAQLGESVNSMLRVINEDKQALYLANTQLERKVAERTADLEEANKELQSLDRAKSRFLSSTSHELRTPLTAIIGFIKIMERTFKTHFLPYLQPVENLQERLGKHLGNYQVVNQETARLKYLIDKLLDLSRIQTNCVEWHDEDVPPGEIARHAETLFNPVFMKMPDVAFTVDVPPALPHVHVDRDRIHQVLTHLLENAAKFTEGGSVRLSVRDTGEGVMEFTVEDTGSGISPEDISKIFEDFYQSQADWTESGKPFGTGLGLAICREIVEHYGGAIQVESEPGRGSIFRFTLPVA; this is encoded by the coding sequence ATGAAGATACGCAAAGTAACTCTTTCCGCCATCCTGCTGCTTTCCATAGTAGCCATGGCCGCCGAATATTTGGCCACCAACTTTGCTGTCAAAAGCGGATTTGACGAACTGGAGCGGGAGTTGGTGATAGCCGACGCCCACCGGGCGCATAACGATCTTCTGAAGGAACAGGCCATCCTGGACGCCTTTGTCTGGGACTGGGCTTCATGGGACGACACCTATGCCTTCATCGAGGACCACAATCAGGAGTATGTTGATTCCAACCTGCCGGAAGACACCTTCACCGATCAGCACCTCAACCTCATCCTGATCGCGAACGCCAGAGGAGAAGTAATCTACGGACGTGCTCTGGACGGCGAGGGCAACGACATGGCCGATCTCCTCGCGGACTTTCAAAACACGGTGATGGGCAAAGACATTCCTCCACTCCCCGATAGCGAGGGCAAAGGCGGCCTGATAACTCTGGTCAGGGGACCGTTGCTGTTCGCGGCCAGGCCGATCCTGACCTCCAACGGCGAGGGACCGTCCAGAGGCACTCTCGTCATGGGCCGTCTGCTGACTGATTCCGCGGCTGAATCGGCCTCCGAGCGGCTGGAACTGAACGTGACCATCCATGCCGTGACACAAACGCCGGACAGCACGGGACCGGATCACACGGCAGACATACAAAGCGATAACGGAGTGTTCATCCAGGTCCGCGACGAGGACACCATTACCGGATACACCGTGGAAAAAGACATTTTCAGGAAGCCGTGCGTCATCTTCAGAGTTACCCAGGAGAGGAAGATTTCCAAGCACGGAAAGTCCGTAGCCTTATACAACGCATACCTGATCATCGGCGTGCTGGTTGCCTTCAGCGCACTCGTGTTCATCATCCTCCAATACATGGTCATCTCCAAGGTGGAACGACTCAACCGCCAGGTAAGGGACATCGACCTGCTCAACGAGGAGCGGACGCAGGTGCCCGTCAACGGCAACGACGAGATCGCTCAACTCGGCGAGTCGGTCAACTCCATGCTCCGCGTCATAAACGAGGACAAGCAGGCACTCTACCTTGCCAACACTCAACTGGAGCGCAAGGTTGCCGAGCGCACGGCGGATCTGGAGGAGGCCAACAAGGAACTCCAAAGCCTGGACAGGGCCAAGTCCCGGTTCCTTTCCTCCACCTCCCATGAGTTGAGGACGCCGCTCACGGCCATCATCGGCTTCATCAAGATCATGGAGCGGACCTTCAAAACGCATTTCCTGCCCTACCTCCAACCCGTCGAGAACCTCCAGGAGAGGCTGGGCAAGCACCTGGGCAATTACCAGGTCGTCAACCAGGAGACGGCTCGCCTGAAGTACCTCATCGACAAACTGCTCGACCTGAGCAGAATTCAGACGAATTGCGTGGAGTGGCATGATGAGGACGTGCCCCCCGGAGAAATCGCCCGCCATGCCGAAACGCTGTTCAATCCTGTCTTCATGAAAATGCCGGACGTCGCCTTCACGGTGGATGTGCCTCCCGCCCTGCCCCATGTCCATGTGGACCGGGATCGCATCCACCAGGTGCTGACGCATCTTCTCGAAAACGCTGCCAAGTTCACGGAGGGAGGCAGCGTGCGCCTTTCTGTTCGCGACACCGGGGAAGGCGTTATGGAATTCACTGTGGAAGATACAGGAAGCGGCATATCCCCTGAGGATATCAGCAAAATTTTCGAAGACTTCTATCAAAGCCAAGCGGACTGGACCGAGTCGGGCAAGCCCTTCGGCACAGGCCTGGGGCTGGCCATCTGCCGCGAGATTGTCGAACACTACGGCGGCGCCATCCAAGTCGAATCGGAACCGGGACGGGGCAGCATTTTCCGCTTCACCCTGCCCGTAGCATAG
- a CDS encoding hydrogenase maturation nickel metallochaperone HypA has translation MHEMSIVQSILGILREEMVKHDGKRLKKVVIRNGALAGVVTESLQFAWEALTPGGEFDGAALEVVEIPIRVKCGDCGEEFSPEHTRCMPCPKCEQLLGHTVLEGKEMLIDSIEIDDE, from the coding sequence ATGCATGAAATGTCCATAGTTCAATCCATCCTCGGGATTTTACGCGAGGAAATGGTCAAGCACGACGGCAAGCGGCTCAAGAAGGTGGTCATCAGAAACGGCGCGTTGGCCGGTGTGGTGACAGAGTCGCTCCAGTTTGCCTGGGAAGCACTGACACCCGGGGGCGAGTTCGACGGGGCCGCCCTGGAGGTTGTCGAGATTCCCATCAGGGTGAAATGCGGCGATTGCGGCGAAGAGTTTTCGCCGGAGCACACTCGGTGCATGCCGTGTCCCAAGTGCGAGCAATTGCTTGGCCATACGGTGCTTGAGGGGAAGGAGATGCTCATCGATTCGATAGAAATCGACGATGAGTAG
- the lepB gene encoding signal peptidase I, with product MSHDSMKQFRDTIEAIVVALLLAFVIRAFIVQAFKIPSGSMLDTLQIGDHLLVTKFAYDVRLPSDIWLDTTDGKVLYKTGDPERGDIIVFKYPMDESKDFIKRVIGLPGDTVELRDKVVYINGEPLDEPYVRRTDARILPVRDNFGPIVVPDGEYFMLGDNREGSHDSRWWGTVKRQKIVGKALIIYWSWGSLTDIRFDRIGTMFN from the coding sequence ATGTCTCACGATTCCATGAAACAATTCCGCGACACCATCGAGGCCATCGTGGTGGCCCTGCTTCTCGCTTTTGTAATCCGCGCCTTCATCGTTCAAGCGTTCAAGATTCCGTCCGGTTCCATGCTCGACACTCTCCAGATCGGCGACCACCTGCTGGTGACCAAATTCGCCTACGACGTGCGCCTGCCCTCGGACATCTGGCTCGACACCACTGACGGCAAGGTCCTGTACAAGACCGGTGATCCCGAACGCGGCGACATCATCGTCTTCAAGTATCCCATGGATGAGTCCAAGGACTTCATCAAGCGTGTCATCGGCCTGCCCGGCGACACTGTGGAACTTCGCGACAAGGTGGTCTACATTAACGGCGAGCCCCTGGACGAACCCTACGTGCGACGCACCGACGCCCGTATTCTCCCGGTCCGCGACAACTTCGGCCCCATCGTTGTGCCCGACGGCGAGTACTTCATGCTCGGAGATAACCGCGAAGGCTCTCACGACTCCCGCTGGTGGGGCACGGTCAAACGCCAGAAAATCGTGGGCAAGGCCCTGATCATATACTGGTCCTGGGGCTCCCTGACGGACATCCGCTTCGACCGGATCGGAACCATGTTCAACTAG
- a CDS encoding sensor histidine kinase, which translates to MIVALIAIRFCLLLAAFLVLLHAGKKEHVRRGTGWFYITLGFGVVAIGSMLQLGLYIPQLHGFIIFSDPETNKILTEICGYYLGILLVLVGMWKLGPTLYKFYTSEDKLAESKQLFQTIINTSIEGIVIIQNGEMVFANPSLEKMLGTSRDELIGQRALDFIVKTDHDNVYARRDAILDKKETQDIDEYRLLRKDGEIRFAIISSQYINWKGKDAFLSVISDITKLKQAEENLSAIANTASEAIGIFQDERLVYCNPAMISTFGYTLEELQSRPFHSFVHPDDRPMLQQRYVARQSGETVPPRYDYRLIDKSGNIIWVMISAGITQWKGKVATVTVLTNITDRKQAEEATLAAKENLEHRVEERTKELIEINDQLIAISNQKSAFVSSASHELRTPLASILGFSVLVDKILKKHVVPIVGEDSTVKRKVELALHNLAIIRSEGDRLTRLLDDMLDVSKIEAGKMEWRDEALLVQSIVESAVEGARIKLEAKPKLSLHVEAASEREYIYADHDRIMQVLTNLLDNAIKFTEHGEIVISTNRIGDDILEFRVTDSGLGMTAQERALIFQKYYQAESPSKGIAKAPKGTGLGLAICKEIIEHYGGTIGVAPCPEGEGSSFYVRLPLHIEPHHD; encoded by the coding sequence ATGATTGTTGCACTCATTGCCATACGATTCTGCCTGCTTTTGGCGGCATTTCTGGTTCTCCTGCATGCAGGGAAGAAGGAACACGTCAGGCGCGGCACGGGGTGGTTCTACATAACTCTTGGATTCGGTGTCGTTGCAATCGGCAGCATGCTCCAACTGGGCCTGTACATCCCGCAACTTCATGGGTTCATCATTTTTTCCGACCCGGAAACAAACAAGATTCTAACTGAAATATGCGGCTACTATCTCGGGATACTCCTGGTGCTGGTGGGCATGTGGAAACTGGGTCCGACCCTTTACAAATTCTATACGTCTGAGGACAAGCTTGCCGAAAGCAAGCAACTCTTCCAGACCATCATCAACACCTCCATCGAAGGAATAGTCATTATTCAAAACGGTGAAATGGTTTTCGCAAACCCAAGCTTGGAGAAAATGCTTGGAACCTCCCGAGACGAGCTGATCGGGCAACGAGCCCTCGATTTCATCGTCAAGACTGATCACGACAACGTGTACGCCCGGCGCGACGCCATTCTTGATAAAAAAGAGACCCAGGATATCGATGAATACAGACTGTTGCGTAAGGACGGGGAAATCAGATTCGCAATTATTTCTTCACAATATATCAATTGGAAGGGAAAAGATGCTTTTTTAAGCGTCATCTCCGACATAACAAAACTGAAGCAGGCAGAAGAGAACCTTTCGGCGATCGCAAACACCGCATCCGAAGCCATCGGCATCTTCCAGGACGAACGGCTGGTCTATTGCAACCCTGCCATGATTAGCACTTTCGGATACACGCTGGAGGAGCTGCAAAGCCGTCCCTTCCATTCCTTCGTTCACCCCGACGACCGTCCGATGCTGCAGCAACGCTATGTAGCCCGCCAATCCGGAGAGACTGTGCCGCCCCGCTATGATTATCGCTTGATAGACAAGTCCGGCAACATCATCTGGGTCATGATCAGTGCGGGAATAACACAGTGGAAAGGCAAAGTGGCCACCGTCACCGTCCTGACCAACATCACGGACAGGAAACAGGCCGAAGAGGCGACCCTTGCAGCCAAGGAAAACCTGGAGCACAGGGTTGAGGAGAGGACAAAGGAACTTATAGAGATAAACGACCAGCTCATCGCCATCAGCAACCAGAAGTCCGCCTTTGTCTCATCTGCCTCCCATGAACTTCGAACACCGCTTGCGTCCATTCTCGGCTTCTCCGTATTGGTCGACAAGATCCTGAAAAAACACGTTGTCCCTATTGTCGGGGAAGACTCCACGGTAAAACGAAAGGTTGAGTTGGCGCTGCATAACCTCGCCATCATCAGATCCGAAGGCGACAGATTGACCCGCCTCCTGGACGACATGCTCGATGTCAGCAAAATCGAGGCGGGCAAGATGGAATGGAGAGATGAGGCCCTCTTGGTGCAATCCATCGTGGAAAGTGCCGTGGAAGGAGCCCGCATCAAATTGGAAGCCAAGCCGAAATTGTCACTACACGTTGAGGCAGCAAGCGAAAGAGAATACATCTACGCGGACCACGACCGCATCATGCAAGTTCTCACCAATCTTCTGGATAATGCCATCAAATTCACGGAACACGGCGAGATCGTCATCTCGACGAACCGAATCGGAGACGATATCCTGGAATTTCGCGTCACCGACTCCGGCCTTGGAATGACGGCCCAGGAAAGAGCCCTGATTTTCCAGAAATACTACCAGGCCGAATCCCCTTCCAAGGGAATAGCCAAAGCACCCAAGGGCACCGGACTGGGACTGGCCATCTGCAAGGAAATCATCGAACACTATGGAGGCACAATCGGTGTTGCCCCTTGTCCCGAGGGAGAAGGATCGAGCTTTTATGTCAGATTGCCGCTACATATCGAACCGCACCATGACTAG
- a CDS encoding rolling circle replication-associated protein gives MTPPNPPSPGSLILRLGFRSITGITPRKRGTTNKKSQKTPSQPGTQKKSSGFKKRSRNNLIKVINDLMIQPELMLTLTYTDDVSHDPETWQRHLDNLRRTISRKFPQSWWVWRVEPQEQTGKPHYHLVGSLGDTMSSDDFWHWLHPHWCRIIGVDPKNAQFSTRVKAITTDMEKLSRYMTKHEDSNDYHGFGPAWEKLTNRWGIHGRNHAPVSPVGEYEASPETVAEAKELILGSIETQMNALREKLSDTTATNSRKDIHKMKQSISDKQALKNKITHLQDWFGILDADHVEAIREYLEGRKKAGLL, from the coding sequence ATGACGCCCCCGAATCCCCCCTCACCCGGCTCCCTCATCCTGCGACTTGGATTCAGGAGCATCACAGGCATCACACCCCGCAAAAGGGGAACGACAAACAAGAAATCACAGAAGACTCCTTCTCAACCCGGCACTCAGAAAAAGTCGAGCGGGTTCAAGAAGAGGAGCAGGAACAATCTCATCAAGGTGATCAACGACCTCATGATCCAGCCAGAGTTGATGCTGACCCTCACCTACACCGATGACGTCAGCCACGATCCAGAGACATGGCAACGTCATCTCGACAATCTGCGAAGAACCATCTCCCGGAAGTTTCCGCAAAGTTGGTGGGTGTGGAGAGTCGAGCCACAGGAGCAGACGGGAAAGCCGCACTATCATCTTGTCGGCTCTCTTGGCGACACAATGTCCAGCGATGACTTCTGGCATTGGCTTCATCCTCACTGGTGTCGTATTATCGGAGTTGATCCCAAGAATGCGCAATTCTCTACGAGGGTGAAGGCCATCACCACAGATATGGAGAAGCTGTCTCGGTATATGACCAAGCATGAAGATTCCAACGACTACCACGGATTTGGACCAGCATGGGAGAAGCTGACAAATCGATGGGGCATCCATGGACGGAACCATGCGCCTGTGTCTCCTGTTGGCGAGTATGAAGCAAGCCCAGAGACGGTTGCAGAAGCCAAGGAGTTGATCCTTGGCAGCATCGAGACTCAGATGAACGCACTGCGGGAGAAGTTGTCCGATACGACTGCGACAAACTCACGCAAGGATATTCACAAAATGAAGCAGAGCATCTCCGACAAGCAGGCATTGAAAAACAAAATCACCCATCTGCAGGATTGGTTCGGTATCCTCGATGCAGATCACGTCGAAGCGATCCGGGAGTACCTTGAAGGCAGAAAGAAGGCCGGACTTCTGTAG